From the genome of Thermus albus:
TTCCCGGTCCTCAAGGTGGAGCCTCCGCAAGGGGATCCCCTAAGGGGTTGGGCCCTGGGGACCTACCGCTTTTTGAACGGCAACAAGGAGGTTTTGGTCCTGGACCTTAAGGAGAAGGCGGGCCGGGAAAGGCTTATGGCCCTGGCAGCCGAGGCCGCCATCCTCCTAGAGTCCAACCGCCCGGGGGTCATGGAGCGCCTGGGCCTGGGCCCGGAGGTGCTCCTTGCTGTCAACCCCCGCCTGGTCTACGCCCGGCTTCGGGGCTATCCCAATTCCCCGGACCCGGGCCACGATCTCACCTATTTGGCGGAGGCGGGGCTCCTCGGGCGCTTTCCCTGGCAGTCCTTCCAGTTTGCCGATCTGGCCGGGGCCTACGCTCTGGCCTTGGCGGCGCTCAAGGGGCTCCTCCTAGGGGGCGGGGTATACGAGGTGGCCCTTTCCGAGGCGGTCAAGGCCATGGCCTATCCCCCCATTCCCTTTCTGGACGGCTCCGTTCTCTGTTATGGGGTCTATCCTGCCCGGGAGGGAAAGGTGGCCCTGGCGGCCTTGGAGCCCCATCTATGGGTCCAATTTTGTCAGGAAGCTGGACTCCCCGAACTCCTTCCCGCGGCCTTCAACCTGGCGGAGCCCGGAAATCCGGCCTACGAGCGGCTGCGGGCCTTTCTTAAGGAGAAGGCCGCTTGGGAGTGGGAATCTTGGGCCAGGGAGAAGGGGCTTCCCCTACGGGCGGTGCGGGGCTAGCGGGCGGTCCAGCCCAGGTCTATGGGGAAGACAGCCCCCGTGATGGCCGAGGCCTTTTCCGAGGCCAAAAAAAGGGCCAGTTCGGCTATCTCTTCCGGCTCGATGAGGCGCTTGATGGCCGCCTGGGCCAGGAAGACCTTTTCCACCACCTCGCCCTCGGAAATGGCCAGGGTGCGGGCTTGGTCGGCGATCTGGTTCTCCACCAAGGGGGTGCGCACGTAAGCGGGGGCGATGGCGTTCACGGTGACGCCAAAGGGGCCCGCCTCGAGGGCCACGGTCTTGGTGAGGCCCAAAAGCCCGTGCTTGGCGGAGATGTAGGCGGACTTGTAGGGGCTTGCCACCAGGCCGTGGACGCTGGCGATGTTCAAGATCCGCCCCCAGCCCTTGGCCTTCATCCCCGGGAGGAGGGCCTTGATGAGCTGGAAGGGGGCGGTGAGCATCACCTGGAGCATCCTTTGCCAGGTCTCTAGGGGAAAGTCCTCCACCGGGTCGATGTGCTGGAAGCCCGCGTTGTTGACCAGGATGTCCACCCCCTGCCGGGCGGCTTCCCTCCCTAGCTCCTCTACGGCCTGGGGGTCGGAGAGGTCGGCCTGGAGAAATACCCCGCCTAGCTCCGCTGCCAAGGCGGAGGCGTCTTTAAGGTCATGCAACAGCACCTTGGCGCCTTCTTGGGCGAAGGCCCGGGCTAGGGCTAGGCCGATACCGCTTCCTGCGCCGGTGATCAGGACGGTTTTTCTAGCAAAAGGCCTCATCGGATACCCGTTTAGGAATAGTTTAGAGACTTAGGTAAGCTTCCCGGACCCGGGAATCTTCTAACACCACATGGGACGGACCCTGGAGCACGATACGCCCATGCTCCAGCACGTAGGCCCTGGCCGCCACCTCGAGGGAAAGGGCCACGTTCTGCTCCACCAGCAACACCCCCACCCCTTCTTCCGCTACGTGCTTGAGGGAGAGGAGCACCTCCTCGGCTAGGCGGGGGGCGAGTCCTAGGGAGGGCTCATCCACCAGGAGGATTTTGGGAAAGCCCATGAGGGCCCGGGCGATGGCCAGCAGCTGCTGTTCCCCCCCGGAGAGGGTACCTGCCAGCTGCCTCTTCCTTTCGTATAGACGGGGGAAGAGGGCAAAGACCCGTTCAAAACCCTCCCTCTCCCTTTCCGGGGCCAGAAAAGCAGCCCCTAGACGGAGGTTTTCCTCCACGGTCATCAGGGGAAAGAGTTGCCGGCCTTCCGGTACATGGCCGAGACCAAGCCGGGCCCGCCGGGCTGGGGAAAACCTCCGGAGGTCCTCCCCATCCCAAAGGACCTTTCCCCGCCAGGGCGGGATCAGCCCGGAGATGGCCCGGAGCAAGGTGGTTTTGCCGGCCCCATTGGCGCCAAGGAGGGCCACGAGCTCCCCTTCCTCGACCCCCAGATCTAGTCCGAAGAGTACCTGGGCCTTGCCATAACCGGTCTCCAAGCCCTCTACTTTGAGTTTCACGCTCCCCTCCCCAGGTATGCTTCCCGCACCCTCGGATCTTGGGCCACCTCCTGATAGGTGCCCTCAGCGATCACCTCTCCGTAGTCCAAAACCACCACCCGGTCGGCCAAGGCCCGCACCACCGACATGAGGTGTTCGATGAACAGGATGGAAACACCGGCGTCGCGGATCCGTCGCACCA
Proteins encoded in this window:
- a CDS encoding CoA transferase, which gives rise to MAPCAWPPGKVLDLTRLLPGPLAGKLLADLGFPVLKVEPPQGDPLRGWALGTYRFLNGNKEVLVLDLKEKAGRERLMALAAEAAILLESNRPGVMERLGLGPEVLLAVNPRLVYARLRGYPNSPDPGHDLTYLAEAGLLGRFPWQSFQFADLAGAYALALAALKGLLLGGGVYEVALSEAVKAMAYPPIPFLDGSVLCYGVYPAREGKVALAALEPHLWVQFCQEAGLPELLPAAFNLAEPGNPAYERLRAFLKEKAAWEWESWAREKGLPLRAVRG
- a CDS encoding 3-hydroxybutyrate dehydrogenase, encoding MRPFARKTVLITGAGSGIGLALARAFAQEGAKVLLHDLKDASALAAELGGVFLQADLSDPQAVEELGREAARQGVDILVNNAGFQHIDPVEDFPLETWQRMLQVMLTAPFQLIKALLPGMKAKGWGRILNIASVHGLVASPYKSAYISAKHGLLGLTKTVALEAGPFGVTVNAIAPAYVRTPLVENQIADQARTLAISEGEVVEKVFLAQAAIKRLIEPEEIAELALFLASEKASAITGAVFPIDLGWTAR
- a CDS encoding ABC transporter ATP-binding protein; amino-acid sequence: MKLKVEGLETGYGKAQVLFGLDLGVEEGELVALLGANGAGKTTLLRAISGLIPPWRGKVLWDGEDLRRFSPARRARLGLGHVPEGRQLFPLMTVEENLRLGAAFLAPEREREGFERVFALFPRLYERKRQLAGTLSGGEQQLLAIARALMGFPKILLVDEPSLGLAPRLAEEVLLSLKHVAEEGVGVLLVEQNVALSLEVAARAYVLEHGRIVLQGPSHVVLEDSRVREAYLSL